The Vicia villosa cultivar HV-30 ecotype Madison, WI linkage group LG1, Vvil1.0, whole genome shotgun sequence genome includes a region encoding these proteins:
- the LOC131622944 gene encoding GDSL esterase/lipase At1g28610-like translates to MNNNQKNQIMTMLICSLQQPQQWLLIVLSLVFATSATSCYTSIFSFGDSLADTGNLNFISQPQSPNCLLPPYGETHFHHPNGRCSNGRLIIDFIAEDLGLPYVKPYLGFKNGGVEESGSIEGGVNFAVAGVTALDRSFFEEKGFVVGGTANYSLMVQIDEFKEMLPSICNSSSRCKDVLGSSLFVVGEIGGNDYGFPLLANNSYGDLIAYAPRIISVITSAIRELIDLGAVTILVPGNLPLGCNPVLLAMYATRDKAEYDEAGCLKWFNKLFEYHNELLQIELNKLRVVYPFTNIIYADYFNAALQLYKSPEQFGFDGNTLKLCCGGGGPYNYNETALCGNSEVTACDDPSKYVSWDGYHLTEAAYRIIAKGLLEGPYTIPKLSVSCLSSKISEVSLAAQ, encoded by the exons ATGAATAACAACCAAAAAAACCAAATAATGACTATGTTGATTTGTTCACTACAACAACCTCAACAATGGCTACTTATTGTTCTGTCACTGGTTTTTGCTACTTCTGCTACTAGTTGCTACACATCAATCTTCAGCTTTGGAGATTCCCTCGCTGATACAGGAAACTTGAATTTCATTTCTCAACCACAAAGTCCCAATTGTCTGCTCCCTCCTTACGGTGAAACCCATTTCCATCACCCTAATGGAAGGTGCTCTAATGGCAGACTCATCATTGATTTCATAG CTGAGGATTTGGGACTTCCGTATGTGAAACCTTACTTGGGTTTCAAGAATGGTGGTGTGGAGGAAAGTGGGAGTATTGAAGGTGGAGTGAATTTTGCGGTTGCTGGAGTGACTGCTTTGGATAGGAGTTTCTTTGAAGAGAAAGGGTTTGTTGTTGGTGGGACTGCGAATTATTCTCTCATGGTTCAGATTGATGAGTTCAAGGAAATGCTTCCTTCTATATGCAATTCTTCTTCAA GATGCAAAGATGTTCTTGGCAGCTCCTTGTTTGTCGTGGGAGAGATAGGAGGCAATGATTATGGTTTTCCATTGTTAGCAAATAACTCATATGGAGATCTTATTGCTTACGCACCACGTATAATATCTGTAATCACTTCAGCAATCAGG GAGTTGATTGATTTAGGTGCCGTAACAATTTTGGTTCCTGGAAATTTACCACTTGGATGCAATCCGGTCTTATTAGCAATGTATGCAACTAGAGATAAAGCGGAGTATGATGAAGCTGGATGTTTGAAATGGTTTAACAAGTTATTCGAATACCATAACGAACTTCTTCAAATCGAACTAAATAAGCTTCGAGTGGTGTATCCTTTTACTAACATCATCTATGCAGATTACTTCAATGCTGCATTGCAGCTTTACAAATCTCCAGAACAATTTG GATTTGATGGAAATACTTTGAAACTATGTTGTGGAGGTGGAGGTCCTTACAACTACAATGAAACTGCCCTGTGTGGAAATTCAGAGGTGACTGCATGTGATGATCCATCAAAATATGTTAGTTGGGATGGATATCATTTAACTGAGGCTGCATATAGAATCATAGCCAAGGGTTTATTAGAAGGACCATACACCATCCCTAAACTTAGTGTCTCTTGTCTTAGTAGTAAGATCTCTGAAGTTTCATTAGCTGCCCAATGA